The following nucleotide sequence is from Rhabdothermincola sediminis.
AGCCGTCGAGGAGCACCTCGGCCGCCTTGCGCAGCCGAAAGGCGTCGAGGGGCTTGATGAGCCACCCGTCCGCGTCGGCCCGGTGCGCGAGGAACACGTCGGCCGCCCGGTCGAGCAACATGAGCACCGCGGTGATCGGCAGCCGGTCGGCGCCCTCCTCGTTGCGGATGGCCATGCACGTGGCCATGCCCCCCATGTTGCCGATCTGCAGGTCGAGCACCACCAGATCGGGTTGCAGCTCGCGGATGGCGGGGATCACGTCGACCCCACGGCGCACCCGGTACACCGTCGTCTGGTCGTCGGCGAGGGCCGCGTCGACCTCGTCGAACACCCAATCTGCGTCGGTGGCGAGCAATACGGTCGGCACGGCGGCGAGGTTACCGGAACACCCCCGAGCACCGATAACCGTCAGGGGGCTTGGCTAGAGTCGCCCCGTGCTCCAGATCCACGTCGAGGACGCGAACAGCTACACGATCTGTCGCCCCATCGGCGAGCTCGACGCCTACACCGTCGGCCAGTTCCGCGAGGCCCTGGCCGAACTGGCAGCGGTGCCTCGGCTGCTCATCGACCTCTCCGAGGTGCCCTTCATGGATTCCGCCGGCCTTGGCGCGCTCATCGGTGGCATCCGCCGGGCCCGCGAGGCCGACGGCGAGGTGACCGTCGCGTGCAGCCGCCCCACCCTCACTCGGCTGCTGCACACCACCGGCTTCGATCGCATCGTCCCCGTCACCGAGACCGTCGACGAGGCCGTCGACGCGTTGCTGAACCCCGACGCCGACGCCACCTGAGCTGGCTGTCCGGGTGCGCCCCGGTCAGGCCCGCAGGCGGCCCTCCCGGGGGAATAGGTGGCGAGCCACCTCGGCCAGACCGTCGAGGTCGTGCACGTCCGAGCGCAGGAACGGCACCCGCACCACCGGTGCCGGCGCCACCCGTTCGGCCAGACCGGCCAGGTGCGCCTCCTCGCGGGCCGCGACCGTGGTGAAGTCCGCGAGGTTGTCGTAGAGCCCGCCGAGCGCCGTGCCCTCCCAGGTGCGTGCCCGCTCGCGCAGCGCCTCGGGGGACGCGTCGCTGAACCGGGGGTGCATCCGGTTCACGATCAGCGCCCGCACCGGGATGCCCGCTTCCCCGAGCTTCTCGGCGAAGAACGTGGCCTCCACGACCACGTCGGCGCGGGGCGCGGTGACCAGCACGAAGGCGGTCTCCTCGTGCGTGAGCAGCTCCAACACCCTCGCCGCCCGGTCCCGGAACCCCTTCTCCATGCCGTCGAAGGCTTGGAAGAAGGTGATGGCGTCGCGAACCACTTCGCCGCCCACCACCTTCGAGACGGTCCGCAGGAACGCCTGCGCGGCCACGTTGACCGCCTTCACGATGCCGCGGGTGGGTGCCATGAGCACCCGGTAGAGCCGATGGTCGAGGAAGCGCGTCAGCCGCCTCGGCGCTTCGAGGAAGTCGAGCGCGTTGCGGGTCGGTGGGGTGTCGACGACGATCAGCTCGAAGCGGCCGTCCTCGTGCAGCTCGTAGAGCTTCTCCATGGCCATGTACTCCTGCGTGCCGGACAGGGCCCCGGAGATGTTGCGGTAGAAGCGGTTGTTGAGGATGTTCTCCGCCTGCTCGGGCGACTCGGCGTGCTTGAGCACCAGGGCGTCGAAGGTGCTCTTGGTGTCGAGCATCAGCGCCCACAGCTCGCCGGGCCAAGGGCCGCTCACCTGGGTCGGCGTGTTCGTCAGCCCCTCGAGCCCCATGGCGTTCGCCAGCCGGCGTGCCGGATCGATGGTGACCACGCAGGCCCGCAGCCCGAGGTGCGCGGCTTCGAGAGCCATGACCGCCGCGGTGGTGGTCTTGCCGACGCCACCACTGCCGGTGCAGACCACGATCTCGTTGCCCGTGAGCAGGGCGCGCAGATCCGCCCGTGGTTGCTCGCGGAGGTGGAGCGGCGCGGCGCTCACAGCGTGGCGAGCTCCTCGACACCGGCGAGGAACGCCCCGGCGAGGCGCTCCACGTCGTCAGGTCCGAGGTCCGCGGTGAACGAATAGGGGAGCCGGATCTGCGGCAGCGGCAGCCGTTCGGCTAGCCGGTCGATCTGCTCCTGCTGCAACGCCATACGGTGCCGGCGGAACTCGGCTGCGGACGCCAGCGCCTCCGCCTCCCCCGCGTGGAGGAACGCGCCGGCCTCGCGGGCCGCGCCCACGGGGTCGGCGTCGAGGCCGTCGATCGGTGGGTACAGGCCGTTGACCACCACCGGCCCCAACTGGAGTCCGATCTCGTCCTCCAGGCTGAACGCCGTCTCGACCAGCTCGTTCACCGGTGTCTCCTCCGGTAGCGTGACCAGCACGACCTGGCAGCGCGACCCGTCCGAGAGCATGTCCATGACGTCTCGGGCCTGGCTGTGGATGGGCCCCACGCGCACCGCGTCCAGCAGGCCGCTCGCGGAGCGCAGGAAGGTGATGGCGTGGCCGGCGGCGGGCGCGTCGAGCACGATGAGGTCGAAGCGCCCCTCCCGCTCGAGCTGCTTGACCTTGCCGAGTATGAGGATGTCCTTGATGCCCGGCGCCGCGGTGGCGACCACGTCCAGCGCGCCGGTGGTGATGAGCCGGCGGGAGATGCGGCTCATGCCGTGGTCCTGCAGGTACTCGACCAGCGCGTCGTCGGGGGTCAGGGTGCGGGCGCACACGTCACCCGCGGCATCGGGGCCACCCCCCACCGCGAGGGTCACCTCTTGGTAGTCGAACGGCGGCTGGCCGAACAGCGCCGCCAGCCCGCTCTTGCCCTCGACCTCGACGATCAGCGTCGAGAGGCCCGTGAGCGCCGCGGCCCGGGCGAGCGCGGCGCTGACCGTGGTTTTGCCGACACCGCCCTTCCCGGCCACGATGAGCACGCGGGCTGCTGCGAAGAACTGCGCAGGGTCCAAGCTCTTCCCCTCGGAGGCACCCACCCGGATGCATCTGGTGCGCAGACTATCCACGCTCGGGGCGACCCTCGTCGCCCTCGGTGTCGCGCTTCTCGGAGTGTCGCCCGCTCACGCCCAGCCGGATGCGGCGTCCACGGTGGTCGACGTCGTCAAGGTTGACGGCTTGTTCGATCCGGTGCTGACCGACTTCGTGCAGCGTTCGGTCATCGAGGCGAATCAGGCGGGGTCGACGGCGCTGGTCCTGCAGGTCGACACCGACGGCGCGGTGGTGAGCGAAGAGCGCTTCCAGGAGCTCATCGACGTGATCGCCGGCTCGCAGGTGCCCGTCGACGTGTGGATCGGGCCGAGCGGATCGCAGATGACCGGGCGGCCCGCGCAGCTCCTCGGGGTGGCGAGCGAGATCGCCATGGCGCCAGGCACCCGGGTGGGGGATGCGGGCACGCTCGACAACCCGGACCTCGACCAGCGCCGGCTCGACCTGATCCGTGACCGCACCCTGAACGACGCCGAGGCCGCCCAGTTCGGCCTCACCACCCAGGACGGGCCGACCATCGGGGACTTCATCGTTAACCTGCCGGGGGTCGAGACCCGGGAGGTGACAGCCGAGGACGGCCAGGTGCGCCGGGAGCCGGTCACCCAGGTGCGCTTCGGGCAGCTCTCGCTCATCGACCAGCTCATGCACACGGTGGCCAGCCCGGCGGTGGCCTACCTGCTCTTCGCCGCCGGGCTGGCCCTGATGATCTTCGAGCTGTTCACCGCTGGGGTGGGCGTGGCGGGTGTGGTCGGCGCCGGCTCCTTCGTGCTCGCGTGCTACGGGCTCGCGGTGCTGCCCTCCACCTGGTACGGCATCGCGCTGCTGTGCCTCTCGATGGTCGCCTTCGCGGTCGACGTGCAGACCGGGGTCCCGCGCTTTTGGACCGGGGTGGGGATGGTCAGCTTCGTGGTCGGGTCGCTGGTCCTCTACGACGGGGTGTCGCTGTCGTGGGTCACCCTCGTGGTGGCGATCGTCGGGGTGGCGCTGGCCTTCCTTGCGGGCATGCCGTCGATGGTGCGCACCCGGTTCTCCACCCCGACCATCGGGCGGGAGTGGATGATCGGCGAGATGGGCCGGGCCGTCACCCCCATCGCCCCCGATGGCGTGGTGCAGATCCGTGAGGCTCTGTGGCGGGCCTACACCAACCGGGCCACGCCGATCGAGGAGCTCGACCGGGTGCGGGTGGTCGGCATCGAGGGGCTGGTGCTCGAGGTGGAGCCCGAAGAGGGCGGGGCCCGGGACTACCGGGACCGGGGTCGCCGGGCGGGCGGGAGCTGAGCCGGTAGAGGGGTCTGGTTCCCAGCCTGTGCTCGTGGTTGCCATGTGCGGGAATCACGCCAATGTCATCTTTCTTCCGGTGAGCTTCTGGGAGACCGGCGATATGAGCAGGGCCGCTCAGCACCATCTCCCCAACAGGCCGCTGACCAGCACTTCTCGGACGATCATCCTTGTAAACACGAACTGAACTTCACCCTTGTTTCAGGCAAATGGGAGGTTTAGGGTCCCCGGAGAAAGGGGGGAACGAGGTTGATCGCTCAGCGTGCAGAAGACTCCTGGCAGGTGAAGGCGGCGTGCAGGGGACCGCAAGCAGCCGTGTTCTTCCCGCCTGCGCAGTTCGAACGCAAGGAGGACAAGCTCCGGCGCGAAGCGCGGGCGAAGGAGATCTGCCTGACTTGCGGGGTCAAGAAGGAGTGCCTCGAGTACGCGCTCAGCATCCGGGAGCCGCACGGCATCTGGGGAGGGCTCAACGAGGCGGAGCGCAGCCGGCTGCTCGCGGAGCGGGCAGGCTGAGCGCGCCGGTGCCGCGTCCTCGGGGGCTCGTTCGGGGGGACGAGCACCCGAGGATGCGCCCGTAGCCACCCGAGCGGCGCGGCATGCCGGGCGGGGCCCGGTTCTTCCGCCCAGGGCATCGCCGGGGCCCGCCGGTAGGATGATCGTCCATGATCGGCGTGCTGTTCCTGCTTTTCCTGATCGTGCCGATCATCGAGCTGTGGGTCATCCTGCAGGTGGGGCAGGCCTTGGGAGTGCTCCCGACCCTCGCGCTCCTGATCGCCGTGAGCGTCGCCGGTGCCTGGCTGGTGAAGCGCGAAGGCCTCGGCGTGTGGCGCCGGGCTCGCCGCCAGATCGAGCGGGGTGAGGTGCCGGCGAACGAGCTCGTCGACGGGCTGCTCGTGCTCCTCGCCGGGGCCCTGATGCTCACCCCCGGCTTTGTCACCGACGCGGCGGGCGT
It contains:
- a CDS encoding response regulator, which translates into the protein MPTVLLATDADWVFDEVDAALADDQTTVYRVRRGVDVIPAIRELQPDLVVLDLQIGNMGGMATCMAIRNEEGADRLPITAVLMLLDRAADVFLAHRADADGWLIKPLDAFRLRKAAEVLLDGYSYFEGVDADTDLRADVATVEA
- a CDS encoding STAS domain-containing protein produces the protein MLQIHVEDANSYTICRPIGELDAYTVGQFREALAELAAVPRLLIDLSEVPFMDSAGLGALIGGIRRAREADGEVTVACSRPTLTRLLHTTGFDRIVPVTETVDEAVDALLNPDADAT
- a CDS encoding ArsA family ATPase; protein product: MSAAPLHLREQPRADLRALLTGNEIVVCTGSGGVGKTTTAAVMALEAAHLGLRACVVTIDPARRLANAMGLEGLTNTPTQVSGPWPGELWALMLDTKSTFDALVLKHAESPEQAENILNNRFYRNISGALSGTQEYMAMEKLYELHEDGRFELIVVDTPPTRNALDFLEAPRRLTRFLDHRLYRVLMAPTRGIVKAVNVAAQAFLRTVSKVVGGEVVRDAITFFQAFDGMEKGFRDRAARVLELLTHEETAFVLVTAPRADVVVEATFFAEKLGEAGIPVRALIVNRMHPRFSDASPEALRERARTWEGTALGGLYDNLADFTTVAAREEAHLAGLAERVAPAPVVRVPFLRSDVHDLDGLAEVARHLFPREGRLRA
- a CDS encoding ArsA family ATPase, which translates into the protein MGASEGKSLDPAQFFAAARVLIVAGKGGVGKTTVSAALARAAALTGLSTLIVEVEGKSGLAALFGQPPFDYQEVTLAVGGGPDAAGDVCARTLTPDDALVEYLQDHGMSRISRRLITTGALDVVATAAPGIKDILILGKVKQLEREGRFDLIVLDAPAAGHAITFLRSASGLLDAVRVGPIHSQARDVMDMLSDGSRCQVVLVTLPEETPVNELVETAFSLEDEIGLQLGPVVVNGLYPPIDGLDADPVGAAREAGAFLHAGEAEALASAAEFRRHRMALQQEQIDRLAERLPLPQIRLPYSFTADLGPDDVERLAGAFLAGVEELATL
- a CDS encoding NfeD family protein; protein product: MHLVRRLSTLGATLVALGVALLGVSPAHAQPDAASTVVDVVKVDGLFDPVLTDFVQRSVIEANQAGSTALVLQVDTDGAVVSEERFQELIDVIAGSQVPVDVWIGPSGSQMTGRPAQLLGVASEIAMAPGTRVGDAGTLDNPDLDQRRLDLIRDRTLNDAEAAQFGLTTQDGPTIGDFIVNLPGVETREVTAEDGQVRREPVTQVRFGQLSLIDQLMHTVASPAVAYLLFAAGLALMIFELFTAGVGVAGVVGAGSFVLACYGLAVLPSTWYGIALLCLSMVAFAVDVQTGVPRFWTGVGMVSFVVGSLVLYDGVSLSWVTLVVAIVGVALAFLAGMPSMVRTRFSTPTIGREWMIGEMGRAVTPIAPDGVVQIREALWRAYTNRATPIEELDRVRVVGIEGLVLEVEPEEGGARDYRDRGRRAGGS
- a CDS encoding WhiB family transcriptional regulator, with amino-acid sequence MKAACRGPQAAVFFPPAQFERKEDKLRREARAKEICLTCGVKKECLEYALSIREPHGIWGGLNEAERSRLLAERAG
- a CDS encoding FxsA family protein; this translates as MIGVLFLLFLIVPIIELWVILQVGQALGVLPTLALLIAVSVAGAWLVKREGLGVWRRARRQIERGEVPANELVDGLLVLLAGALMLTPGFVTDAAGVLLLLPPSRAALRTFLVRRYRDRLRVTSRFSGFRGSGGAFVATAVYDVEHVRDATPPGWRSPSPGPSRELGA